A portion of the Jaculus jaculus isolate mJacJac1 chromosome 5, mJacJac1.mat.Y.cur, whole genome shotgun sequence genome contains these proteins:
- the Plaat1 gene encoding phospholipase A and acyltransferase 1 isoform X3 codes for MALNDCFSLTNPSNPHPGDLIEVFRPGYQHWALYLGDGYVINVAPLDGISSSFTSVTSVFSKKALVKMQLLKDVVKNDTYRINNKYDKIYPPLPVEDIIKRSEFVIGQEVAYDLLVNNCEHFVTLLRYGEGVSDQANRAISTIGLVADAVNIFSFLGLFAKRQRSKYCLQLTEEIFWN; via the exons ATGGCGTTGAATGATTGCTTCAGTCTGACCAACCCTAGCAACCCTCACCCAGGAGACTTGATTGAAGTGTTCCGGCCTGGCTATCAGCACTGGGCACTATACTTGGGTGACGGCTATGTTATCAACGTAGCGCCTTTAG ATGGCATTTCTTCATCATTTACAAGTGTCACGTCTGTGTTCAGCAAAAAGGCCCTGGTGAAGATGCAACTCTTGAAAGATGTTGTGAAAAATGACACAtacagaataaataataaatatgacaAGATTTATCCTCCTCTGCCTGTGGAGGACATCATAAAACGGTCAGAGTTTGTTATTGGACAAGAAGTGGCCTATGACTTACTGGTCAACAACTGTGAGCATTTTGTGACTTTGCTCCGGTATGGAGAAGGAGTATCAGATCAG GCCAACCGAGCAATAAGTACCATTGGATTGGTGGCTGATGCTGTGAATATCTTCTCATTCTTGGGCTTGTTTGCAAAAAGACAGAGATCAAAATACTGTTTACAACTTACTGAAGAGATTTTTTGGAACTGA
- the Plaat1 gene encoding phospholipase A and acyltransferase 1 isoform X2, giving the protein MKSQMALNDCFSLTNPSNPHPGDLIEVFRPGYQHWALYLGDGYVINVAPLDGISSSFTSVTSVFSKKALVKMQLLKDVVKNDTYRINNKYDKIYPPLPVEDIIKRSEFVIGQEVAYDLLVNNCEHFVTLLRYGEGVSDQANRAISTIGLVADAVNIFSFLGLFAKRQRSKYCLQLTEEIFWN; this is encoded by the exons ATGAAGTCTCAA ATGGCGTTGAATGATTGCTTCAGTCTGACCAACCCTAGCAACCCTCACCCAGGAGACTTGATTGAAGTGTTCCGGCCTGGCTATCAGCACTGGGCACTATACTTGGGTGACGGCTATGTTATCAACGTAGCGCCTTTAG ATGGCATTTCTTCATCATTTACAAGTGTCACGTCTGTGTTCAGCAAAAAGGCCCTGGTGAAGATGCAACTCTTGAAAGATGTTGTGAAAAATGACACAtacagaataaataataaatatgacaAGATTTATCCTCCTCTGCCTGTGGAGGACATCATAAAACGGTCAGAGTTTGTTATTGGACAAGAAGTGGCCTATGACTTACTGGTCAACAACTGTGAGCATTTTGTGACTTTGCTCCGGTATGGAGAAGGAGTATCAGATCAG GCCAACCGAGCAATAAGTACCATTGGATTGGTGGCTGATGCTGTGAATATCTTCTCATTCTTGGGCTTGTTTGCAAAAAGACAGAGATCAAAATACTGTTTACAACTTACTGAAGAGATTTTTTGGAACTGA
- the Plaat1 gene encoding phospholipase A and acyltransferase 1 isoform X1, producing MEQRQRTLQMALNDCFSLTNPSNPHPGDLIEVFRPGYQHWALYLGDGYVINVAPLDGISSSFTSVTSVFSKKALVKMQLLKDVVKNDTYRINNKYDKIYPPLPVEDIIKRSEFVIGQEVAYDLLVNNCEHFVTLLRYGEGVSDQANRAISTIGLVADAVNIFSFLGLFAKRQRSKYCLQLTEEIFWN from the exons ATGGAGCAGCGACAGAGAACGCTCCAG ATGGCGTTGAATGATTGCTTCAGTCTGACCAACCCTAGCAACCCTCACCCAGGAGACTTGATTGAAGTGTTCCGGCCTGGCTATCAGCACTGGGCACTATACTTGGGTGACGGCTATGTTATCAACGTAGCGCCTTTAG ATGGCATTTCTTCATCATTTACAAGTGTCACGTCTGTGTTCAGCAAAAAGGCCCTGGTGAAGATGCAACTCTTGAAAGATGTTGTGAAAAATGACACAtacagaataaataataaatatgacaAGATTTATCCTCCTCTGCCTGTGGAGGACATCATAAAACGGTCAGAGTTTGTTATTGGACAAGAAGTGGCCTATGACTTACTGGTCAACAACTGTGAGCATTTTGTGACTTTGCTCCGGTATGGAGAAGGAGTATCAGATCAG GCCAACCGAGCAATAAGTACCATTGGATTGGTGGCTGATGCTGTGAATATCTTCTCATTCTTGGGCTTGTTTGCAAAAAGACAGAGATCAAAATACTGTTTACAACTTACTGAAGAGATTTTTTGGAACTGA